Part of the Marinitoga litoralis genome is shown below.
AATCCCTGAAGGCGGATATTATTCAATCCCAAAACTATATGGAAATAATGTACTTGTTGCTGGAGATGCTGGAATGTTAGTTAACTCTATACACAGAGAAGGTTCAAACCATGCTATTACATCTGGTATGTTTGCTGCTGAAACATTAATAGAAGCATTTGAAAAAAATGATTTTTCAGAATCCTTCTTAAAAAGATACGTAACTAAATTAGAAAATTCATTTGTTATGAAAGATCTTAAGAAATATAGAAATCTTACATCAATTATGGAAAAAAATCATCAATTCTTTGAAGTTTATCCATCTCTAATAAATGATAGTGCATATAGATTCTTAACAGTTGATGGAACACCTAAATATGATATTCAAAAAGAAATCTTTGATATGTTAAGAACTAGAAGAGGATTATTAGGAATAGCCGGAGATGCTTTAAAATTCTGGAAGGGTGTGAGATGATGAAAATAGAAGATAGACTATTTTTAAATAGATATAGAGCAGACGAAGAACATCCTCATTTAAAAATTAAAGATATGGATGTATGTAAAAATTGCAAAGACAAACCTTGTATAAACTGCTGTCCTGCTGGAGTTTATCAATGGGACGGTGAATTTATGGAAGTAAAATTTGAAGGATGTTTAGAATGTGGAACTTGTAGAATAGTTTGTCCATATAATAACATAGAATGGGAATATCCTAATGGTAATTATGGAATACTATATAAATTTGGGTAGGTGATAATATGAAAAAAATTGATAGGAGTTTATTACCCTATGTTGAAACTGAAGGTACAGTAATATGTTCTTTTTGTAAAAATTCATATGAAATTGAAAAAAGACAACAATTAAATTCTATTTTTATTTCAGTTTGTCCACACTGCGGACGACAAAATATTAATGTAATAACTAATAGTTTAAACTTTATCGATGAAGTTCTTCAAAAAATTGAAATCATGAAGAAAAACTTAGAAGAGTTAAAAATATCATTAGAAATTGAGATGCAGGAAAAACCATGTGTTGATAATTATCCAGATTTATTTTCCAAAGAAAATAATTACCACAAATTAATTTAAAGGAGGTGATTATTATGAAAAAGATTTTTGTATTATTGATTGGGTTATTGTTCATTTTTCCTCTATTATCCTTTGCAGATGAAGAAAAAGAAGATAGCATCTTACACCTTGAAGAAAGAGGATGTGGAAGTTGTCATAAGGTTGTCACACGTGGCGATCAAACTTTTGATTACACACTATATGCTGAAGTTAAAAACTTAGAAGAACACCCAGCTTTGAAAAAAGAACGTGTTGACGAGGATGGAGTTTTATATTGTTTGTTATGTCATGAAGATATGGGTAAGAAGTCTTTCAAAGTAATTATTCATCCTATTCATTACTTTAGTGAACACTTTGAAGGAAACTGTTTCTCATGTCACGATATTTCAACTGATGGCCAATTTGTTTTGTTCGATGAAGTGTGGAAAAAATAAAAAGGGG
Proteins encoded:
- a CDS encoding ferredoxin family protein, with the translated sequence MKIEDRLFLNRYRADEEHPHLKIKDMDVCKNCKDKPCINCCPAGVYQWDGEFMEVKFEGCLECGTCRIVCPYNNIEWEYPNGNYGILYKFG